One window of the Macaca thibetana thibetana isolate TM-01 chromosome 1, ASM2454274v1, whole genome shotgun sequence genome contains the following:
- the S100A11 gene encoding protein S100-A11 has translation MAKVSSPTETERCIESLIAVFQKYAGKDGYNYTLSKTEFLSFMNTELAAFTKNQKDPGVLDRMMKRLDTNSDGQLDFSEFLNLIGGLAMACHDSFLKAVPSQKRI, from the exons ATG gcAAAAGTCTCTAGCCCTACAGAAACTGAGCGGTGCATCGAGTCCCTGATTGCTGTTTTCCAGAAGTATGCCGGAAAGGATGGTTATAACTACACTCTCTCCAAGACGGAGTTCCTAAGCTTCATGAATACAGAACTGGCTGCCTTCACAAAG AACCAGAAGGACCCCGGCGTCCTTGACCGCATGATGAAGAGACTGGATACCAACAGTGATGGACAGCTAGATTTCTCAGAATTTCTGAATCTGATTGGTGGCCTAGCTATGGCTTGCCATGACTCCTTCCTCAAGGCTGTCCCTTCCCAGAAGCGGATCTGA